One window from the genome of Cricetulus griseus strain 17A/GY chromosome 2, alternate assembly CriGri-PICRH-1.0, whole genome shotgun sequence encodes:
- the Lrrc14 gene encoding leucine-rich repeat-containing protein 14, whose protein sequence is MHTLVFLSTRQVLQCQPAACQALPLLPRELFPLLFKVAFMDKKTAVLQELVHTWPFPLLSFQQLLQECAHCSRALLQERLSTESMQAVILGLTARLHTPEREAGIQPFCRKHALRVLDMTGLLDDGVEQDPGTMSMWDCTAAVARTCIAQQQGGTAEPELSLPVPVEVRVDLRVNRASYTFLHEALQSSVDSPLRLCCRDLRAEDLPMRNTVALLQLLDAGCLRRIDLRFNNLGLRGLSVIIPHVARFQHLASLRLHYVHGDSRQPSVDGEDNFRYFLAQMGRFVCLRELSMGSSLLSGRLDQLLGTLQSPLESLELAFCALLPEDLRFLAQSSHAAHLKKLDLSGNDLSGNQLIPFQGLLQAVAATLLHLELTECQLADAQLLATLPTLTQCVSLRYLGLYGNPLSMAGLKELLRDSVVQAELRTVVHPFPVDCYEGLPWPPPASVLLEASINEEKFARVEAELHQLLLASGRAHVLWTTDIYGRLAADYFSL, encoded by the exons ATGCACACCCTTGTGTTCCTCAGCACACGGCAGGTGCTTCAGTGCCAGCCAGCTGCCTGCCAGGCCCTGCCCCTGCTGCCCCGAGAGCTCTTCCCCCTGCTGTTCAAGGTGGCCTTCATGGACAAGAAGACAGCTGTGCTGCAGGAGCTGGTGCACACGTGGCCCTTCCCACTACTTAGTTTCCAGCAGCTACTGCAGGAGTGTGCCCATTGCAGCCGAGCCTTGCTGCAGGAGCGGCTCAGCACAGAAAGCATGCAGGCTGTGATCCTGGGGTTGACTGCCCGGCTTCACACTCCAGAAAGAGAGGCTGGCATACAACCCTTTTGCAG GAAACATGCATTGCGGGTGCTAGACATGACTGGTCTTCTGGATGACGGTGTGGAGCAGGATCCTGGGACCATGAGTATGTGGGACTGCACAGCAGCTGTAGCCAGAACGTGTATTGCCCAGCAGCAGGGTGGGACTGCTGAGCCAGAGCTGTCACTACCGGTCCCTGTGGAAGTTCGTGTAGACCTTCGGGTAAACCGGGCCTCCTACACATTCCTTCACGAGGCACTCCAAAGTAGTGTGGACAGCCCACTGCGGCTTTGCTGCCGGGACCTCCGGGCTGAGGATCTGCCCATGCGCAACACTGTGGCTCTGCTGCAGCTTCTAGATGCAGGCTGTCTGCGCCGTATAGACCTGCGCTTCAATAACCTGGGGTTGCGTGGCCTGTCTGTGATTATCCCACATGTGGCCCGCTTTCAGCACCTAGCTAGCCTGAGGCTGCACTACGTGCATGGGGACTCAAGGCAACCTTCCGTGGATGGTGAGGACAACTTTCGATACTTTCTGGCCCAGATGGGCCGCTTTGTCTGTCTTCGGGAGCTCAGCATGGGCTCTTCTCTCCTTTCAGGCAGGCTGGATCAACTGCTCGG CACCCTACAGAGCCCCCTGGAAAGCCTAGAGCTGGCCTTCTGTGCACTGTTGCCTGAGGACCTACGCTTCTTGGCTCAGAGCTCTCATGCTGCCCACCTCAAGAAGCTAGATTTGAGTGGAAACGACTTGTCAGGCAACCAGTTGATACCCTTCCAGGGGCTGTTGCAGGCTGTTGCAGCCACACTGCTGCATCTTGAGCTGACTGAGTGTCAACTTGCTGATGCCCAGCTGTTGGCCACACTGCCCACCCTGACTCAATGTGTCAGTCTCCGCTACCTTGGTCTCTATGGCAACCCTTTGTCTATGGCAGGACTTAAAGAGCTGCTTCGGGACTCTGTGGTACAGGCTGAGCTCCGCACTGTGGTGCACCCCTTCCCTGTGGATTGCTATGAGGGCCTTCCTTGgccaccacctgcctctgtccttcTGGAAGCCTCCATCAATGAAGAGAAGTTTGCCCGGGTAGAGGCTGAGTTGCACCAGCTACTGTTAGCTTCAGGCCGTGCCCATGTACTCTGGACCACTGACATCTATGGGCGCCTGGCTGCAGACTATTTCAGTCTCTGA
- the Lrrc24 gene encoding leucine-rich repeat-containing protein 24, protein MAPGAPPLLLLLLGLLLLPLLPGLPPHATGCPAACRCYSATVECGALRLRVVPPGIPPGTQTLFLQDNSIAHLEQGALAPLAALRHLYLHNNTLRALESGAFRAQPRLLELALTGNRLRGLRGGAFVGLVQLRVLYLAGNQLAKLLDFTFLHLPRLQELHLQENSIESLEDQALAGLSSLALLDLSRNQLGTISREALQPLTSLQVLRLTENPWRCDCALHWLGSWIKEGGRRLLSSRDKKITCAEPPRLALQNLLEVSGGSLICIPPSVNVEPPELTANLGEDLQVACQASGYPQPLVVWRKVPQARDGKPQAQAQLEPGTPGLGGYATRDTGSGMLFLTNITLAHAGKYECEATNAGGKVRVPFHLLVNVSRQQSQQPPAPQAPATRPVGHEPRHEAGSMAFRALGLATQTAIAAAIVLLALTALLLAAMICRRRRRRKKVPAPPGEGTLFVNDYSDGPCTFAQLEELRDERGHEMFVIDRSKPLFAELPPEEPAEQNPPEGLMSGLRLPPRVAYEIHC, encoded by the exons ATGGCCCCAGGGGCGCCCccactgctgctgctactgctgggTTTGCTGTTGCTGCCACTGCTGCCGGGACTCCCGCCCCACGCCACTGGCTGTCCCGCCGCCTGCCGCTGCTACAGTGCCACAGTGGAGTGCGGCGCCCTGCGGTTGCGTGTTGTCCCACCGGGAATCCCCCCAGGGACGCAG ACGCTGTTCCTGCAAGACAACAGCATCGCGCACCTGGAGCAAGGCGCCCTGGCGCCACTGGCTGCCCTGCGCCACCTCTACTTGCATAACAATACCCTGCGGGCACTGGAGTCGGGCGCCTTCCGTGCACAGCCACGCCTGCTTGAATTGGCGCTCACCGGCAACCGGCTTCGGGGATTGCGTGGCGGTGCGTTTGTGGGCTTGGTCCAGCTACGCGTACTATACCTGGCTGGAAACCAGCTGGCGAAGCTGCTGGATTTCACCTTCTTGCACCTGCCG CGACTGCAGGAGCTGCATCTTCAAGAAAATAGCATTGAATCACTGGAGGACCAGGCCCTGGCTGGGCTTTCCTCCTTAGCCCTGCTGGACCTCAGCAGGAACCAACTGGGCACCATCAGCAGAGAGGCCCTGCAGCCCCTGACCAGCTTACAAGTCTTGCGCCTCACAG AGAACCCATGGCGTTGTGATTGCGCCCTTCACTGGCTGGGCTCTTGGATCAAAGAGGGGGGCCGTCGGCTGCTGAGCtccagagacaagaagatcacaTGTGCTGAGCCCCCACGCCTGGCGCTACAGAATCTACTAGAAGTATCTGGTGGTAGCCTCATCTGCATTCCTCCCTCTGTGAACGTAGAGCCCCCAGAGCTCACAGCTAACCTGGGGGAGGACCTGCAGGTAGCCTGCCAGGCATCAGGATACCCACAGCCCCTGGTGGTCTGGAGAAAGGTGCCCCAGGCTCGCGATGGCAAACCTCAAGCCCAAGCCCAGCTGGAACCTGGAACACCAGGCCTGGGTGGGTATGCGACCCGTGACACTGGCAGCGGAATGCTCTTCCTCACAAACATCACACTAGCTCACGCTGGCAAGTACGAATGTGAGGCCACCAATGCTGGTGGCAAAGTGCGTGTGCCCTTTCATCTCCTGGTCAACGTATCCCGGCAGCAGTCACAGCAGCCACCCGCCCCGCAGGCCCCGGCTACACGCCCGGTGGGACACGAGCCCCGGCACGAGGCAGGCAGCATGGCCTTCCGCGCCCTGGGCCTAGCAACGCAGACAGCGATCGCAGCAGCTATCGTGCTGCTGGCGCTCACTGCGCTGCTCCTGGCTGCCATGATCTGCCGACGCCGGCGGCGGCGTAAAAAGGTGCCTGCGCCCCCGGGGGAAGGCACATTGTTCGTCAACGACTATTCAGACGGGCCTTGCACCTTTGCGCAGCTCGAGGAACTCCGTGATGAACGCGGACACGAGATGTTCGTCATTGACCGTTCCAAGCCTTTGTTCGCAGAGCTACCGCCTGAGGAGCCAGCTGAACAAAACCCTCCGGAAGGGCTTATGTCTGGGCTACGCCTCCCTCCACGTGTTGCCTATGAGATCCATTGCTAA
- the CUNH8orf82 gene encoding UPF0598 protein C8orf82 homolog isoform X2, with the protein MWPPCGSLRNLALLLARSQRARACSGDERVSYTQGQSPEPRTREYFYYVDHQGQLFLDDSKMKNFITCFKDRQFLVTFFSRLRPNHSGRYEASFPFLSLCGRERNFLRCEDRPLVFTHLLATDSESPRLSYCGGGEALAVPFEPARLLPLAANGRLYHPAPASAGGVGLVRSALAFELSACFEYGPGSPTVPSHVHWQGRRVALTMDLAPLLPAAPPP; encoded by the exons ATGTGGCCGCCGTGCGGGTCACTGCGTAACTTGGCTCTGCTTTTGGCGAGGTCGCAACGAGCTCGGGCCTGCAGTGGGGACGAACGTGTCTCCTACACACAGGGCCAAAGCCCGGAGCCCAGAACCCGCGAGTATTTCTACTACGTGGATCACCAGGGCCAG CTTTTCCTGGATGACTCCAAAATGAAGAACTTTATCACCTGCTTCAAAG ACCGGCAGTTCCTGGTCACTTTCTTCTCCCGTCTGAGACCTAACCACAGCGGACGCTATGaggcttccttccccttcctctctctctgtggcaGAGAGCGTAACTTCCTGCGCTGTGAAGACCGGCCGCTGGTCTTCACGCACCTGCTGGCCACCGACAGCGAGTCACCTCGCCTCTCCTACTGCGGCGGCGGCGAGGCCCTGGCCGTACCCTTTGAGCCGGCTCGCTTGCTACCCCTGGCGGCCAACGGGCGCCTCTACCACCCGGCACCGGCTAGCGCAGGCGGCGTGGGCCTGGTGCGCTCGGCCCTGGCCTTCGAGCTCAGCGCCTGCTTCGAGTATGGGCCTGGCTCACCCACGGTCCCCTCTCACGTGCACTGGCAAGGTCGCCGCGTCGCCCTAACCATGGATCTGGCCCCGCTGCTGCCCGCTGCCCCGCCGCCCTGA